The DNA segment ATATTGTTATAACTCTAGCTGACACTGGTACAGGAATGTCCGAAGAGAAAGTCGCCGAACTAAATTCACAACTCTCTTTACATGATGATTCTTTTGGATATGGTGTGAGAAATGTCAATAAAAGAATTCAGCTTCTTTATGGTGACAACTATGGGCTGCATTATTATAAAAACACCTCCGGCGGAGTAACTGTAAAGATTTCTTTTCCCTACAGAACCAAAGACATGAATACTGCAATAAGAGGTGAGTTGGATTATGTATAAAATATTAATTGTGGATGATGAGCGAATGATAAGAATGGGTATGAAAAATGCAATTTGCTGGGAAAAATTGGGAATCAGCAACGTGTTTACTGCTTCCTCAGGCACCCATGCACTCAATATAATACAGGCATATACGCCAGAAATTATGATCACCGATATTAATATGACAGAGATGACAGGACTTGAACTTATCGAACGTGCCAAAGAGCTGGCACCTCAAATACGTGTCCTGGTTGTCACCGGTTATAATGATTTCGAATATGCAAGAAAAAGTCTGCGCCTAAATGTTCAGGATTTCTTCCTAAAACCCATCGATGAAGATGATCTGAGTGATGCAGTAAGACAGCAGGTAACATATCTGGATGAAATAAGGAGCAGGGAGAAGAACAAAATATTAATTGAACGAACGCAGGGTTCTACTCAGCAAAATAAACTGGAAGAAATGATGCGTACCCTTATTCATAATGATAATTTCAAAGAAGCAGCACTGACACAAATAAACAAAAAATATCATTTTGATCTCAATATCTCTCTTCGTTTAGCATTGATTGTGCCAGAATTATCTATAGACTCTCATCCAATCAGCAGCAATCTACAATCCCTGTCTGTCAAAAACATCTGTATTGGTATGATTGATTCTGAGGAAGCAGGAATCACTTTCGTCGACAAAGATGGTACCATTGCAATTGCATTTTTTGAAGGCAAAGAAGATAAGGTTGTTCTGGAAGAGATTCAGCAATTATCTGATATTTTAAGAGATGAACTAGATAGTAAACCCAAGATTGTAGTGGGAAGTACTGTGCAGGGTTTTGTAAAATTACATATCTCCTATAATGACGCCAAATATCTTCTAAACAATGAAAGAAAGGACATCCGAAACATTATCCAAAGTCTTGGTGTTGAAAGCAGAAACAAATTATTTTTTGATGTTTTTGCAGAACTAAAAGACATTATGATCACCAGTATTGGAAGCACAGAGCGAGTTTTAAAATCATTTGACACATTTACAAAAGCTGCCAAATCCTATAACCTATCCAAGTCAATGACGAGAAGATGTTGTTTTGAATTAGCGTCCAGTACTTATTACTCCTATCTGGAAAATTCTGGTGACGGGGAAAGCCTCAAGCTAGATTCACTCCTAAAAAGTTTAACCACTTCAAGCAAAGAAGATGCTTCCGAAATAACTCGCCAATATATCTCTCAGCTTCTGATAAAGGGGGAAGAAAATGGGCATGAACTTATTACTTCTGCCAAACATTACATTTCCGAACACTTGACAGAAGATTTGTCTGTATCTAATATTGCTGAATATTTATATGTCAGCCCCAGTTATCTGTCCCGTATTTTCAAAAGGGTTACAAAAGAAGGTTGTAACGAATACATCACACGAAAACGAATAGAGAAAGCCAAGTATCTTCTTGAAAATACGAATTTAAAGACTGGAAAGATTGCCATGATGGTTGGATACCACGATATAAACTATTTTTCTCTTGCTTTTAAAAAGCAAACAGGTAAATCACCTACCAAATATAGGGAAACTTTACATGAATATAATCAAAGCTATTGTCGTTCACAATAGACAATATATCTCTGATAATTATATCCCAATGGATTGCAGGTACTTAAGGTCACCAGGTCGCGGCCGGGCTGTATCAAAATCTGGTCAATATCACTGGGGGCAATGATCTTTATCTTATCCACTTTATAGGTAAGTGTTTCTCTGAAATTGGTGATAGATACCGTGTCGCCAAGCTCTAGTTTATGAATATTGCGAAACATCTCTGCCTGAAAGGAACCGCGGTGCGCCGCTATGACGCAGTTGGTATTTTCCCCTCCGATTGGCAGACTGGTCTGTGACAAATGAGCGGCACCTTTTTCCATATTATCGTGACTGGCGCCTAGATATATCGGCATCCGAACCTTTAATTTTGGTATGTCGATATGTCCCACTATGTTTTCAGCAAAACCAAACTGCGTCAGATCGAAACTGGGCTGCTCGTAGGCAAAGGGATCTGTAAGACCAGACTGCCCGGTTTCAAACAGATTTTTATTATATTCCTGCATACGCCGGTATAGTTCTTCATAGGGATCTGAGTCATCCACTTGCTCTGCCCGGTTTTTCTCTGAAGGGTCAGTTACTTCTTTCTGTAAAGGATCTTTCCCATAATCAGCCACTGCTTCCTGAAATTCCCCGATGGCGGCATCCGCTTTTCTCTGATACAGAAAATTCAGAATGGACGGCCAGCTGATCGCCAGGATTCCGGCCGTCAGCAGGATGCAGGCCAAGATGGTCAATACTTTCCTTTTTTTATTCCCTGACTTCATATTTTTCATCGTTTTCTACCTTATTTGCGATCTTTTCTCTTTCTTCTCACCCTTTTTTTCATAAAGATGATGAAGATGAGAAAGACCAATAGGAGAATCACGGCGATCTCCAACATCAGCAGTTCCTTGGCAGACATTCCTTTTTTCTCTTTTTTCTGCTTCTCCACTTCTTCCTTGTGATATTCCGTACGGACTCCGCGGACCAGAAGTCGATGGCTGTTAATTCCATACGGTGTACACGTGACTAATGTCACATGATCTTCCCCCGGAATCGGATCAAGGGGTTTTACATCCTCCGGCTCCACCACAAGAATACTGTCGACCTCGTATGCCAGTGTCTGATTCAGGATGCGCAGCAAAAAGAGATCTCCCTCTTTCATCTCTGTCAGATCGTCGAAGAGCTTCGCATTCGGAAGTCCTGTGTGTCCGGTCAGGACTGCATGAGTGCCCGATCCTCCGACGGGAAGTGCTGTCTGGCGGATATGTCCCACGCCTTTTTCCAGCGTATCGGTATCTGTCCCGTGATAAATCGGAAGATTCACTGATATCTTTGGAATCTCGATATTACCCATCACTCCATCGATGTTCAGGATGCTAAGATAATCCTCCGGAAGCGCCATCCCGCTGCCCTCGAGGAAAGGATCTTTGACCGGCTCCCCGGCCAGAGATTCGTTGTAAGCGACGGCCCTCTGCCACTCTGCCTCATATTCCTCTTCTTTCATCCTTTTAACAGAATCATTATAAGTTTTCACAACCTCAGACTGATTTAATTCGGCTACATATTTGCTTAAGGCAGGATAAAGAAATAACGCAACGCCCAAAACAAGTAGTATAATAATGATAATATATGGCAGTCGGCTGTTTCCTTTTTTTTGTTTCATCGGTCCTTTATTCTCCCTTAAACATCCATGAGGGGAGACATCGTCTCCCCCATGGTCTGCCTTTTTTATGAATAATATTTACGCTTCGCTTTCGGAATTTCTTCTCCGTGAGATTACGAGTACTGCACCTGCAAGTGCAATCAGAAGAATTCCGCCTACAGTGAACATGATGGTACCTCTTCCACCAGTTACCGGAAGCTCAAATCCCTTCTTATTAAGTACAGTCACCTCATAATTACCACCATTCGCTGTACCTTTGTCAGTTTGAGTCGTCTCAAGTGTACCGTCCATACCTGGTTCAGGGTTATCACCACTATCATCGACTTCATCTCTCAGAATAAGGGTATACGGTTCTCTCAGCTTGTTGTATCCGCCGGGAGCTTTTGTCTCTGTCAGTGTATATGTACCCAAATCCAGTCCTCTTATCTCTAACTTACCTTTCGGATCACCGTCTTCTCCGACTTTCAGGGTTGTTGTTGCGCCTGTATCGCCCGACTTCGCTACGCGGTATTTACCATCGCTTTCCTTGATAAAGTAAAACTTATCGTTTCCTTTTTTCAGTTCGAATTCTGCACCTGGTAAGAATTCCGGGGTTTCACTATCCGTCTTCTTATTAACTATGATACCATAAGTGTATACTTTTGGTTTGGTTCCCGGTTCTTTGTCATTTGTTCCATCGCCATAAGGATTATTGGAATATTCCAAGTGTGCCTCGTTCTCATTACCGGTTGTGACCTTTGCTTTATCATTAAGTGTGGCCGTATATGTCACTCGGATGCGGTCACTATCTTCCCATTCGCCGCCTTTTCTTGCCTTCAATTTGTCATAGTTAAATACCAGCTTGAATGTCTTATTACCCAGTTCCGATCCGGAAGCTATCACATAATCATCTCCAGCTGTCAACTCGACATCATTCAAGAATGCCTTAAGTGAACCAGGATTAAAGGTAAGTCCTTCAGAAAGTGTATCACTGATGTTATAGATTTTGTTGGTTGCGCCTTCCGGATAGGTCGGAATGGTGGCCTTGATCTCGTAAGGGATCACATCTCCGATAGCTGCATCGTCTTTATCCTTGCCGTCGTTTACTGTTTTTTCGATGGAAGGCTCTTCACCTTTGAGGTCTTCACCATCAATTTCTACAGGAGCCAGTCCCCAGTCTTCTTCGTCCTCATCCCACGCCGGTATGAGATTTACAACCGTCGGCTGATATACCTTAAAACCTCTTGACATGAGCAGCAGATAATTACCCATGGGAAGGTTTGTAAGCTCACATACGCCGTTCTCATCGACTGTCGCGCTTTGAACTGCCGGAAGTGCTGAAACTTCCTTTGCCGGATTCTTGATATCCGCTGCCAGTTTAGAATAAAATGCCTTCAAATCGCTGGCTGAAACAGTGTTGTTGAACTCGTTCGTATCATCATACTGTGGATAGTTCGCATGAACCCAGTCCTTCATCTGAGGTTCCACCCATGAATAGGCGGGATCCTTCGGTGTGCCCTCTTCTATGTTGACGGTCATCAGCTGATAGGGCTGAACAATAACATTTGGCTCTGCACCAGTTATCCGAATGCTTCCCTTGGTATTTTCCGTGACCGCCGCATACGCCGGAACGGCGGCTCCCAGGCAGAGAATCAAGCTGAGCATCCATACTCCGAAAGCCTTGATTATTTGTTGCGTCTTCTTTTTTAGCATAATTTCTTCCTCATTTCTTTTTTGTTTTTTTATTCTTTTGGATCAGCTGTCACCTTGTTATCACCGATAACCTCACCTCCTTTAATAAGATCAAACCTGTCTCTTGGCGTAACAGCTTCCTTTTCTCTTAATAAAATAACAGATTTGATGTTTTTAACGCTTGCTAATGTAATAAAAGGCATCTTACATGTACTTAATTATAACGTCACTCTCTTGCTTTTCTTCGATAAACAAGAATCAACATGACAGCTGTTCCAATCAAGATTATGGAACCTATAAGATATAGGTTTGCACCGTATCCGCCGGAGCCGGGCAGTGACAGGTCGCGGTAATTTGCCAGTGAAAGGGTTCCGTCCGCTTCCTTTTTAAATGCCGGAGGTTTTTCGCCGCGGGCACTGATTTCGATCTTCTCTTGTACATGGTCCACCTGCAGCAGCCACTGCCCTTTTGGCAGCTGATATCCGGATTTGGCCTTTGTCTCGGCAAGGATATAGTCGCCGGTGGTCAGTGAGTCGAAAGACACGATCCCATTCTCATCACTGGTCACGGTATCCTTCGGATGATCGACATCCCAACACGAACCACTCTCGGCGAGTGTCGAGTGCTGGTCGGTATCTGTATGACCCTCTTTGCATGCATAGATCTCGAATTCTACGCCGGAGAGAGGATGTCCGGATTCATCTGTCTTTTTAAATGTAAAGGGCATATCAGCGTTCACATAGAACGTCAGATCTATGTTATACTGGACATCATTTATGTAAGCTTTTGTTCCCGCCGGAATCCCGCCTGGATCGCCCACATTGACACCGGTCACTTCATCTTCCGGAAGATTTGCAATCTTATTGAAACGCAGGTAGAATCCGTCATCGGAATCCTTATGAACGGTATAAGTGACATTTACCACTTCTTTTTCGGTAAGCTCACGCTTTTTCTCCTGTACATTGTCACCTTCATACTTGTTGTAATAATAAGTGACCGGGATGGTAAGCTGATCTCCGTCATTTAAATCTCCCGAAAACTCTTTCGTCCCAAGTTCGGTTCCGTCATGTGCATACATCGTCAGCTTTCCGCCTTTGATTACCGCAGTATCGGAGGCTTTTTTCCATGCAAGTGCGGCATTGTTGGTATAGGGCACTTGCTCAGCCTGTGCTTTCTGTACAGGGGATGCAGAATAGGTGTATGCTGTATCGTTCTGATTATCTGCCGCCGCTCCAAGCTGCAGGGCTGTATTGTTACCGGATTCTTTATCTCGGTCATTTTTCACTTGGACGTCCACGGTATATTTCGAGGGATCTACGGTGATCGTCTTCGTATCGGCGCGATAGCGGCCGTCTTCCAACATCCAGTAATAGGTAATCAGGTATTTTCGGGGTTTACTGATATCCTCATTAAAGGGAAATTCTCCATTCCACTTCTGCTCGGAGATGGTCGTTCCCTCACCGGTGCCGGGTCCCGTTACTTTGACGGAGCGATCCGGAATCAGATGTTCGTCTCCAATTCCTTCTGTGTCGCTTGTCGCAAAGGATCCATCCTGATTCTGCTCGGCACGCCAGATTTCTGTGTACAGCTGTGCATTCTTGCTGGCTGAGAATTCCGTCTTTATATTCGTTGTGGGGACAGCCCAAAACCGTTTGCTGTCGGGATAGCCTCCGGTTTTCGCTCTTGACCAGATGGAGTCATCGTGGAAACCGACAACCAGATTTTCTGTAATCTTGTCCATCATCGTCAGGCTGACATCTTCACGGTGGTCGTAGCGATACCCTGCCTCGATCGTTTTGTCCGATCCGGCGTCCAGTGACATATAGGAGATCAGCCGAATCGGCCGGTATCCCTTCTGTCCGCCTACATCTGCGGATATTTGGAACCAATCCATACCGGGATTTTTGACCTGCAGCGTTCCGTTCGATACTTCCATCGCCATTCCATCTTTTTGGTCATCTCCGTTCGTGTCGACGGGCGCACCGCCTGCAATCATGTGTTCCCACCGCACACTTCCTGCGGACGGTTCTTCGGTCGCATAGGAGGCGTCCGTGATGATCTCACGAACCGTATCATAGGTATCTGCATTCCCCTTATGGTGTTCTTGTGCTCCGCTCTCCCGATTATAAGATACCGGATGATCCGATCGGACACCGCTGCTGTCCCAGTCATAGCCATTTTCCCAGGTATTTAAGCGCACCGTCGAAACGGAGGCCAGAGAATAGGCTTTTACGCGGTCTGCTCTCTCCTTGCTGCCCCATTCCAGGGGATCAGCATTTGCAAAGGTACGAAGCTGGGGATAAAAGCCCACTTTATAAGTCCACTCTATCGGATTTCGAAATCCTTTGAAGCCCGGATCGCTCTCATCATAACCATTGACCCTATCTGCCAGACCCGTGCCTGCTTTTTCCGTCGAAGAGGTCAAAACCCCGGTCACACCAAGTCTTTGTTTACTGTCGCCACTCACCCATTCGCGCATAGCTGTTGTCTGCTTGTCATAGTAGCAGTTATTCAAGGTATACCAACCAGATGATGCCGTTGAGGAGTAGAATCCTCCCACCGTCTTGTTGGGGGTGTTGAGATCGACGTCGAAGTTTCCGACTTCCCCGGCGGCATAGCAGTTGTTCATGATATCGCGGGTACCGGAATCGGCTGTCTGACCGACGATGAAACCTCCCTGCTCTGTAGGCTTTGACCGCAGTCCCACCAGCGCTGTGCTGTAACAACTGTTAAACGTCCGCGCATTATTATCGGAGTCCCAGGCAAACCCTGCCATTCTGGAATAGCCCTCCACTTTTCCGGAGGAGTAGCAATTATTAAATTGACCCGCCAAAAAACCGACAAAGCCGGAAGTCATCGCTGAGCCGTAAATCTCATTCACGGCAAAACAATTCGTCATCCTCGTGTTATAGGCAAAACAGGAACTAAATCCCGCCGAATGACCGCCGGTTCCGCAGACAAGGTTATCGACAGCATAAGAGTTTTTAACCTCAGACATCTGCGACGTTGCGGAGTTTGCATTTCCAAGGCCGAGGGCAAATGCTGTGACATGATCCCTGCCATAGATATAATTTCCCTCTGTTGTGCAATTTTCCATTGTGACATTCGTATTCATATCCTCTGTATATCTCGAATTCTCTATGTATCCGAACGGAGACACACGACCTTGTCCGTCTTGAACGTAGAGATTTCCCGCCGATGAATAAAACAGGGAATCCCGGATGTGAATATTTTGAAGGTGGGCGTTCTGCGACTGAGGTTGCATATTCCCCCGAAAAAGTCCCACGCATTCCTGGTTCGATACCATCTTACAGGTGACAAACTCAAGATCGTCAACCACAAGACGTTTATAGTTTCGAATAAAAGCGGAGAACATCGAGTTGTCCGTCTCTTTTTTAACCATCTGACCAAGATTAAAGATTTTGTGACCGTTTCCATGAATTGTTATCGTGAAATTCTTGCAATCCACAACATCCCATGAATACTGTGCACCGTTCAGGTCGATGTCCGCCTGCAAAGTGATCGTATCTCTATCGACAAGCTCTGTCAGTGCGTGTCTCAGCTGTTCACCGGAATAGACATCCCAGTTCATATTTACCCTGACCGGAAAAGCTTTCGGGTCTGTTTCCGGGCTGCCCGCCGGAAAGTAAGATGCCACTCCCCTCCAAGACCATTCCGGATCGTTCGGACTTTGAAGCCCGGGCATATCGGACGTCTGTGTCCAATGAAATTTGGACACGGCTTTATTCATCCATATCGTGTTGACATAATCGACCCAGGAACCTGAGATGACGATGCCGTTGGTATAGGGAGAGTCATAAAAGCGGTTTCCACTGGTCGGGGACTGCTCCGTCATAAAGTCATCCTGCGCATCACTATTGGAACCTGTTCTGCTGTTTATGGATCGGCCCGATCGGGAGTTCTCTTCCAGTTCTTTTCCGTAGAGGGGGCAGTCTTTGTTATTCTTGTCATGGACATGGGTGTACTCTCCCGGGACCGTGATGATCTCTTTATGCGTAGTGCCGTCTTCATCCTCCACGTCCACTTCTTCTTCAATCTGCTCCCGGCACAGACATTCGACCGGTCCATAGTATTTACAGTCCGGCTGATGTGCCCACGGAAAATTGTTGGCATCGATGGGTGTTCCATCCTTGCCGCAGTGGCAGTCTGCAAGCGGCTGTGACTGCGGCGTTTCTTCCTCGTCTGCTGCTTCCGGATCTGTATTGGCTGTCTCTTCTGACTGTGTTGGCTCTTCATCGCCGTGATCGTGTTTATCTTCCACATCCGGAGTTTCTCTCACTGTAATCACTACGGTCGGCGGCTCGGCGGCATATTCATAGTCCGAACACTGTGCGGTGAATGTATACTCGCCGATTTTATCGGGTTGATAGTCACCGCTCCAGTCAACCGGAACATCCAAAACCGCACCTGTGATCTGGCCGTCCTCTTTGCAGGCAAACCAGACATTATCACTGCCTGCCACCGACCCGTAGATACGGTAGGCAGTCTCGCCCTTTCCCTGCTCCTGATCATCGTAGTTCAGCTGATAGATCGACAGTTCTTTTCCATCTTTTGTTTTTGTCTTATCTTTCGGGGCGATATAGCCGTAGTCAAAATAATCATAGTGTTCGTATCCGTCCGATAGATCCACCTCAGGCTTTGCCTCTGTGAAAGTGGAAGTATCCATGCCTTCCGGAATATCTACAACTGCCCGGACATACTCCGCAAGATTCAGTTCTTCACGTTTCGTTCCCGGCTCAACGGTCTTCGTATCAATCGGATTGCGGCGTTCAAACCGCTGAATCTGATTCGACCACTGCTGTTCCTGAGCCATAGGGAAAACTGGGAAAAGTGATAGCAATAGTGCTATGATTAACACGACAGCCAGTATGCTGTTCCTCTTTTTTCTGTGAAGGATCCTTCTTTCCATATGAACTCCTCTTCCTCCTTTGCTGTGTACCGATCAACATGTCACTCCTGTCGGTTTAACATGATGTTATATAGCTAATATAACGATTCGATGAACATTAATATCAGTTCAATTGCAATTTTCATTATAATACCAGATTCGATGTTTTTTGTGTCTGCCAATGTAATAAACTACTTGTTTCATGTATCAAACAACCTACTTATCTTCCTGCACACATTCGCAGTTCAAGTAACGGTATCATACAATAGGGGCGGCACATTGTTTTGCGTTGCCCCTGTTGTATTGATAGGTCCATGAAAGTAATTTACTACCTTCTCTTTAAAATCATAAACGCCTCTTTTTTCGTAAAACGATGACAGAAAGTATCTCCGCCATACTGATCAGCAGCACAGACCCAGTAAGATAGGGCAGTACTCCTTTTCCGCCGGAGCTTGGCGTTGCCATCAGCTGCAGGTTCGGCAGTTTCAGCTCTCCATCTTCCTCCGCCAAAAAGGCAGGGGGATTGGCCTCGTCTTCTGCCACCGCTGTGATGATGATCGGATCCGGATCGTCACAGGAAACGGTGAGTTCCCAGCTGCCGGAAACCTTTGTGTAGCTGCCCGGTGCTTCTGTCTCATACAGACGATACGTGCCGTCCGGCAGCTCTCCTAAATCTACCGTTCCATCTTCCCTGCTGACTGCTGTCTGATATAAGGTCCAGCATGCGGACGTATCGGATGGGTCATCATGGGAATGCCCCGGTTCACTGTCCACACAGGAGAGATCATACAATGCGAACTTCGCACCCGGCAGAACCTTGTCTGTATCTTCGGCGTCTACTTTCGTAAATGTGAAGGGAACGCTTGGTTTTTTATGATTGTAAAAGATGATCTGGTTTTCGTCGGCAATTTGTCTTATAAGACCGTTGGCCCCGATCTTCTGATCTTCCTCTCCATTCACGACGATGTCTGTGTCATACAAGTGATCCCTGCGCTCTGTTATGGTATATGTCGTGTTTCGGGGGATTCCGGCAATTTGGATCGACTGTCCGTCTTTCAATTCAAACTTCGTCTTCTCTCCCGCGGAAATTGCAACGGTCTTACCCGTCTCGCCGCCATCTGCATCACAGATACTTCCGGTAAATTCTGCCGGATCGGTCTGTGCATCGCCGACCGTCACATCAAACGCGAACGATGTATCGGATGGATCGGATGGGTCCGAGTCCTGATTCTGTACCA comes from the Blautia liquoris genome and includes:
- a CDS encoding class C sortase is translated as MKNMKSGNKKRKVLTILACILLTAGILAISWPSILNFLYQRKADAAIGEFQEAVADYGKDPLQKEVTDPSEKNRAEQVDDSDPYEELYRRMQEYNKNLFETGQSGLTDPFAYEQPSFDLTQFGFAENIVGHIDIPKLKVRMPIYLGASHDNMEKGAAHLSQTSLPIGGENTNCVIAAHRGSFQAEMFRNIHKLELGDTVSITNFRETLTYKVDKIKIIAPSDIDQILIQPGRDLVTLSTCNPLGYNYQRYIVYCERQ
- a CDS encoding SpaA isopeptide-forming pilin-related protein, with the protein product MERRILHRKKRNSILAVVLIIALLLSLFPVFPMAQEQQWSNQIQRFERRNPIDTKTVEPGTKREELNLAEYVRAVVDIPEGMDTSTFTEAKPEVDLSDGYEHYDYFDYGYIAPKDKTKTKDGKELSIYQLNYDDQEQGKGETAYRIYGSVAGSDNVWFACKEDGQITGAVLDVPVDWSGDYQPDKIGEYTFTAQCSDYEYAAEPPTVVITVRETPDVEDKHDHGDEEPTQSEETANTDPEAADEEETPQSQPLADCHCGKDGTPIDANNFPWAHQPDCKYYGPVECLCREQIEEEVDVEDEDGTTHKEIITVPGEYTHVHDKNNKDCPLYGKELEENSRSGRSINSRTGSNSDAQDDFMTEQSPTSGNRFYDSPYTNGIVISGSWVDYVNTIWMNKAVSKFHWTQTSDMPGLQSPNDPEWSWRGVASYFPAGSPETDPKAFPVRVNMNWDVYSGEQLRHALTELVDRDTITLQADIDLNGAQYSWDVVDCKNFTITIHGNGHKIFNLGQMVKKETDNSMFSAFIRNYKRLVVDDLEFVTCKMVSNQECVGLFRGNMQPQSQNAHLQNIHIRDSLFYSSAGNLYVQDGQGRVSPFGYIENSRYTEDMNTNVTMENCTTEGNYIYGRDHVTAFALGLGNANSATSQMSEVKNSYAVDNLVCGTGGHSAGFSSCFAYNTRMTNCFAVNEIYGSAMTSGFVGFLAGQFNNCYSSGKVEGYSRMAGFAWDSDNNARTFNSCYSTALVGLRSKPTEQGGFIVGQTADSGTRDIMNNCYAAGEVGNFDVDLNTPNKTVGGFYSSTASSGWYTLNNCYYDKQTTAMREWVSGDSKQRLGVTGVLTSSTEKAGTGLADRVNGYDESDPGFKGFRNPIEWTYKVGFYPQLRTFANADPLEWGSKERADRVKAYSLASVSTVRLNTWENGYDWDSSGVRSDHPVSYNRESGAQEHHKGNADTYDTVREIITDASYATEEPSAGSVRWEHMIAGGAPVDTNGDDQKDGMAMEVSNGTLQVKNPGMDWFQISADVGGQKGYRPIRLISYMSLDAGSDKTIEAGYRYDHREDVSLTMMDKITENLVVGFHDDSIWSRAKTGGYPDSKRFWAVPTTNIKTEFSASKNAQLYTEIWRAEQNQDGSFATSDTEGIGDEHLIPDRSVKVTGPGTGEGTTISEQKWNGEFPFNEDISKPRKYLITYYWMLEDGRYRADTKTITVDPSKYTVDVQVKNDRDKESGNNTALQLGAAADNQNDTAYTYSASPVQKAQAEQVPYTNNAALAWKKASDTAVIKGGKLTMYAHDGTELGTKEFSGDLNDGDQLTIPVTYYYNKYEGDNVQEKKRELTEKEVVNVTYTVHKDSDDGFYLRFNKIANLPEDEVTGVNVGDPGGIPAGTKAYINDVQYNIDLTFYVNADMPFTFKKTDESGHPLSGVEFEIYACKEGHTDTDQHSTLAESGSCWDVDHPKDTVTSDENGIVSFDSLTTGDYILAETKAKSGYQLPKGQWLLQVDHVQEKIEISARGEKPPAFKKEADGTLSLANYRDLSLPGSGGYGANLYLIGSIILIGTAVMLILVYRRKARE
- a CDS encoding response regulator transcription factor; its protein translation is MYKILIVDDERMIRMGMKNAICWEKLGISNVFTASSGTHALNIIQAYTPEIMITDINMTEMTGLELIERAKELAPQIRVLVVTGYNDFEYARKSLRLNVQDFFLKPIDEDDLSDAVRQQVTYLDEIRSREKNKILIERTQGSTQQNKLEEMMRTLIHNDNFKEAALTQINKKYHFDLNISLRLALIVPELSIDSHPISSNLQSLSVKNICIGMIDSEEAGITFVDKDGTIAIAFFEGKEDKVVLEEIQQLSDILRDELDSKPKIVVGSTVQGFVKLHISYNDAKYLLNNERKDIRNIIQSLGVESRNKLFFDVFAELKDIMITSIGSTERVLKSFDTFTKAAKSYNLSKSMTRRCCFELASSTYYSYLENSGDGESLKLDSLLKSLTTSSKEDASEITRQYISQLLIKGEENGHELITSAKHYISEHLTEDLSVSNIAEYLYVSPSYLSRIFKRVTKEGCNEYITRKRIEKAKYLLENTNLKTGKIAMMVGYHDINYFSLAFKKQTGKSPTKYRETLHEYNQSYCRSQ
- a CDS encoding class C sortase, with translation MKQKKGNSRLPYIIIIILLVLGVALFLYPALSKYVAELNQSEVVKTYNDSVKRMKEEEYEAEWQRAVAYNESLAGEPVKDPFLEGSGMALPEDYLSILNIDGVMGNIEIPKISVNLPIYHGTDTDTLEKGVGHIRQTALPVGGSGTHAVLTGHTGLPNAKLFDDLTEMKEGDLFLLRILNQTLAYEVDSILVVEPEDVKPLDPIPGEDHVTLVTCTPYGINSHRLLVRGVRTEYHKEEVEKQKKEKKGMSAKELLMLEIAVILLLVFLIFIIFMKKRVRRKRKDRK
- a CDS encoding SpaH/EbpB family LPXTG-anchored major pilin, yielding MLKKKTQQIIKAFGVWMLSLILCLGAAVPAYAAVTENTKGSIRITGAEPNVIVQPYQLMTVNIEEGTPKDPAYSWVEPQMKDWVHANYPQYDDTNEFNNTVSASDLKAFYSKLAADIKNPAKEVSALPAVQSATVDENGVCELTNLPMGNYLLLMSRGFKVYQPTVVNLIPAWDEDEEDWGLAPVEIDGEDLKGEEPSIEKTVNDGKDKDDAAIGDVIPYEIKATIPTYPEGATNKIYNISDTLSEGLTFNPGSLKAFLNDVELTAGDDYVIASGSELGNKTFKLVFNYDKLKARKGGEWEDSDRIRVTYTATLNDKAKVTTGNENEAHLEYSNNPYGDGTNDKEPGTKPKVYTYGIIVNKKTDSETPEFLPGAEFELKKGNDKFYFIKESDGKYRVAKSGDTGATTTLKVGEDGDPKGKLEIRGLDLGTYTLTETKAPGGYNKLREPYTLILRDEVDDSGDNPEPGMDGTLETTQTDKGTANGGNYEVTVLNKKGFELPVTGGRGTIMFTVGGILLIALAGAVLVISRRRNSESEA